Within the Corynebacterium sp. sy039 genome, the region CAGAGATAGTGATTTAATTGAGCATTTAACCCATAAAACTGCATTATTTTCGTCGCTTAACACAACTAAAACTGACTTTAGAGATTTTAATGGTCAAACCTGTTTGGTATCTAATCGTTATGATCGGAATTTTATTGAAAAAGAAAAAGCTATTAGGCGATTACATCAGGAAGACATGTGTCAAGCGTTTGGAATATCCTCGCAGAAAAAATATGAATCCGATGGCGGGACATCCGTAAAAAATATACTTCTTCTGCTGAAAAATAGAGCAAGTGAAAAAGATGTTTTCTCTTTTATTGAATATCAAGCATTTTCATGGGCAGTTGCCAATACAGATGGTCATGCTAAAAATTTTTCCATCTTACACCGTAAAAATGGAGAAATTGAATTAGCTCCACTTTATGACATATGTTCATTTTTGCCCTACGAACCCTCAAAGGGCAGCAGAGATCCTGTATTTGGAAGAGCCTATTATTCCCCGAAGTTAGCCATGAAAATAGGCGAAAGATGCATGACAGAAAAAATAGGGGAGAATAATTGGAGAAAGCTAGCTGAATCTACCCAGTTAGATCCTGATAAGGTGCTTAGTCATGTTGTTGGTGTGTTAGATCGACTTCCAGAAGCTACTATCCAAGCAGTAAAAGAAGCTAAGACCTATTCAGATTCTGAATTATTAGATGTTTATGAAGATAAGATTCTTTCCTCTGTAGAAAAATGTAGGAATTCAATTTTTAGTAATGTTTCTGCCGCCCCGGCAGCACATACAAGTAATTGTTCAATTTATAGTAAACCTCTTACTAATCCAGAATCAATTGCGCGAGGCATGGGAGAAAAATGTGCCAAACAACCAGATACTCATACAAGATCAAATTAAGAACAATGTCTAACGTCCCGTAGTTCAGGAAACTTCGTTTCATATAGCTCACGTAAAACAGGGGGGATTCTGATAGATCCCCATATTTGACGCAGTAAGGTGTGATTGAGGTATTTGAGATCCTCGACT harbors:
- a CDS encoding HipA domain-containing protein codes for the protein MKNLDVYLYDDLVAQLTFTNSGLVELHYVSDTSPVLSVSLPNDGSKLKRMAIRNFFDNLLPDDEKIREEWAARFSQRRKISPKNPFALLEHMGHDAPGALVILPEGKTLDARRGELEYLAQGDIAARLSLISSHAGSVAKFADINSFNGRFSLSGAQPKIALTSFDNGVNFYSSSGLFPSTHILKPTGGMFRDSDLIEHLTHKTALFSSLNTTKTDFRDFNGQTCLVSNRYDRNFIEKEKAIRRLHQEDMCQAFGISSQKKYESDGGTSVKNILLLLKNRASEKDVFSFIEYQAFSWAVANTDGHAKNFSILHRKNGEIELAPLYDICSFLPYEPSKGSRDPVFGRAYYSPKLAMKIGERCMTEKIGENNWRKLAESTQLDPDKVLSHVVGVLDRLPEATIQAVKEAKTYSDSELLDVYEDKILSSVEKCRNSIFSNVSAAPAAHTSNCSIYSKPLTNPESIARGMGEKCAKQPDTHTRSN